The following proteins come from a genomic window of Caloenas nicobarica isolate bCalNic1 chromosome 6, bCalNic1.hap1, whole genome shotgun sequence:
- the LOC135990387 gene encoding histamine N-methyltransferase-like: MASPMRSLVTNPARYLQSFRLFLANSTEHQCMREFMERQLPAVIASIGNEKPTINILSVGGGAGEIDLLILSKVQASYPGVTINNDVIEPNADQISKYKERVAETSSLKNIKFTWHEETSYEYESRMNAEKKSKKWDFIHMIQMLYYVEDVPATIRYFHSLLEAQGKLLIILVSETSAWNPLWKKYGSSFPLDDLCSYVSSADIKRILDSAGLKYQLYELPSHMDITSCFVEGNEDGELLLDFLTETCEFSKTAPPELKRQVMEELKKPECSEKKDGKVLFNNNLSVIVIEP, from the exons ATGGCATCGCCCATGAGGAGCTTGGTCACCAACCCCGCCAGATACCTCCAGTCTTTCCGCCTCTTCCTCGCAAATTCGACGGAGCACCAGTGCATGCGGGAGTTCATGGAGAGGCAGCTGCCAGCGGTGATCGCCAG tattggAAACGAGAAGCCTACAATCAATATTCTAAGTGTTGGTGGTGGAGCAG GTGAGATTGACCTGCTGATCCTCTCAAAAGTACAAGCCAGTTATCCAGGGGTCACCATCAACAATGATGTGATAGAGCCAAATGCTGACCAAATCTCCAAGTACAAag AGCGTGTGGCTGAGACATCAAGCCTCAAGAACATAAAGTTTACCTGGCATGAGGAGACATCTTATGAATATGAAAGTCGAATGAATGCAGAAAAGAAGTCGAAAAAATGGGACTTCATTCACATGATCCAG ATGCTGTATTATGTGGAAGACGTCCCAGCGACTATCCGGTATTTCCACAGCCTCCTGGAAGCACAGGGGAAGCTCCTCATTATCCTGGTGTCAG AAACAAGTGCCTGGAACCCACTGTGGAAGAAGTATGGGAGCTCCTTCCCTTTAGATGATCTCTGCTCTTATGTTTCCTCTGCTGACATCAAAAGGATACTGGATTCAGCTGGGCTGAAGTACCAGCTCTACGAGCTCCCATCCCACATGGACATAACAAGCTGCTTTGTTGAAGGGAACGAGGATGGGGAGTTGTTGCTGGATTTCCTGACAGAAACTTGTGAGTTTTCTAAAACTGCTCCTCCTGAATTAAAGCGTCAAGTAATGGAAGAGTTAAAAAAGCCTgaatgcagtgaaaaaaaagatgggaagGTGCTTTTTAATAACAATCTGAGTGTGATAGTGATTGAGCCATGA